In one window of Corynebacterium mycetoides DNA:
- the sepH gene encoding septation protein SepH, which produces MRELHVAAEESTETFLVLRDNDGTRYQLARAELAEAAEQDGHVKPDAPDEASPVYDSIAPDPLLSTPLSLRPNEIQARIRAGASQKELADEMGVAESRIEPYAHPVILERFQVAEAAKRSHPLRENGPAKLTLFEILATAFAARGGSLSAAEWDATREAGDDWVIHVRWKTGLSENEGLWSFKRSMGSAATTEARNNVAADMTDPDFVQPVRSLTAVEAEPHGDNTAYSAENEDDPETGAQPDAEIVEGDFLRHPEEGQQPQQRRRKAVTPHWEDVLLGVRTNTKRPRK; this is translated from the coding sequence CCTCGTCCTGCGGGATAACGACGGGACGCGGTACCAGCTCGCGCGCGCGGAACTCGCCGAGGCCGCAGAGCAAGACGGGCACGTAAAGCCGGACGCGCCGGACGAGGCCTCCCCCGTGTACGACTCGATCGCGCCCGACCCGCTGCTGTCGACTCCCCTGTCGCTGCGCCCGAACGAAATCCAGGCGCGGATCCGCGCCGGGGCCTCACAGAAGGAACTCGCGGACGAGATGGGCGTGGCGGAGAGCAGGATCGAGCCTTACGCCCACCCGGTGATCTTGGAGCGCTTCCAGGTCGCCGAGGCGGCCAAACGATCCCACCCCCTGCGCGAGAACGGCCCCGCCAAGCTCACCCTCTTCGAAATTTTGGCCACCGCGTTCGCGGCCCGGGGTGGCTCCCTGTCGGCGGCCGAGTGGGACGCGACCCGCGAGGCCGGAGACGACTGGGTCATCCACGTGCGCTGGAAAACCGGGCTGAGCGAGAACGAGGGCCTGTGGTCATTCAAGCGCTCCATGGGGTCCGCGGCCACCACGGAGGCCCGCAACAACGTCGCCGCCGACATGACCGACCCGGACTTTGTCCAGCCCGTGCGATCGCTCACCGCCGTCGAGGCGGAGCCCCACGGAGATAACACCGCGTACAGCGCGGAGAACGAAGACGATCCGGAGACGGGCGCCCAGCCCGACGCGGAGATCGTGGAGGGCGACTTCCTCCGCCACCCCGAAGAGGGGCAGCAGCCACAGCAGCGGCGCCGCAAGGCCGTCACCCCGCACTGGGAGGACGTCCTGCTCGGTGTGCGCACCAACACGAAACGGCCCCGGAAGTGA